One window of Dysidea avara chromosome 11, odDysAvar1.4, whole genome shotgun sequence genomic DNA carries:
- the LOC136237596 gene encoding deleted in malignant brain tumors 1 protein-like, which produces MIVHDCIKGLCTLRTFGGAYQLAIVLVFTTLRDVMAQRHGDLRLAGFFADQGSGRLEIFFNNQWGTICINGFTRESADTACRQLGRSRALSFGEADGLGFGQGSGTIHFSEVDCSDDDIHILNCDNDANRVSQCSHGDDVGVVCSGTPAFQFNGGVRLIDGPYRSEGRLQLYFFGVWGGVCEGSFGALEADAVCNRLGYTRSRGTRAVSRADDGSPVWFTSASINCQSTSSCFSSCYRTPTEGTDLSSRCPLSGDIYISCDFTTASSSRCLLTPTDPPFVPRVSNSGGGSSSNTEDTNPVVLAIVLPIVIGIPVLIMLIVFCSVCGWFKAIKNCTEGFCECCCEGCLSFLRLFDIRQYFRHRERSPRIARERSPIELVEVGPVGAVESRPSRQSSSSSSSSSEDNYKPGGDKPPDYKHALKYREAKENEGFPELSLVDDAPPPPPPPPPPPPPSYDTTV; this is translated from the exons ATGATAGTACATGACTGTATCAAGGGATTGTGTACTCTCCGTACTTTTGGTGGGGCGTATCAGTTAGCGATCGTCTTAGTTTTCACTACACTCCGCGATG TTATGGCTCAACGCCATGGAGATCTACGATTAGCAGGATTTTTTGCTGATCAAGGTTCTGGTAGACTAGAAATATTCTTCAACAACCAGTGGGGTACAATATGTATTAATGGGTTCACAAGGGAGAGTGCAGATACTGCCTGTAGGCAACTTGGTAGAAGTAGAGCATTGTCATTTGGTGAAGCTGATGGGCTTGG GTTTGGTCAAGGTAGTGGGACTATTCATTTTAGTGAAGTAGATTGCTCTGATGATGATATACATATTCTAAATTGTGATAACGATGCTAATAGGGTTAGCCAGTGTAGCCATGGTGATGATGTTGGAGTAGTCTGCT CTGGTACCCCAGCCTTCCAATTTAATGGAGGTGTGAGGCTGATTGATGGTCCATATCGGTCAGAAGGAAGACTACAGCTGTATTTCTTCGGTGTGTGGGGTGGTGTATGTGAAGGAAGTTTTGGTGCACTAGAAGCTGATGCTGTATGTAACAGACTGGGGTACACACGCAGCAGGGGAACTAGAGCTGTTAGCAG AGCAGATGATGGTAGTCCTGTTTGGTTTACTTCTGCTTCTATCAACTGTCAGTCAACCAGCTCTTGTTTCTCTAGCTGTTATCGTACTCCTACAGAAGGAACAGACCTTTCAAGCAGATGCCCATTATCTGGAGACATTTATATCTCTTGTG ATTTTACAACTGCTTCATCATCAAGATGTTTACTGACTCCGACAGATC CTCCATTTGTTCCTAGAGTTAGCAACAGTGGTGGTGGATCATCATCTAACACTGAAGATACCAATCCTGTAGTATTGGCCATTGTACTACCAATAGTAATAGGAATACCAGTGTTGATCATGCTCATTGTGTTCTGTTCTGTGTGTGGATGGTTTAAAGCAATAAAGAATTGTACTGAAGGGTTCTGTGAGTGTTGCTGTGAAGGATGTCTCAGCTTCCTCAGATTATTTGATATACGACAATACTTCAGACACAGAGAAAG GTCTCCTCGTATAGCGAGGGAAAGATCACCAATTGAACTAGTGGAGGTCGGACCTGTTGGAGCTGTAGAGTCAAGACCATCACGACAATCAtctagtagcagtagtagtagtagtgaagATAATTACAAACCAGGAGGGGATAAGCCACCTGACTATAAACATGCTCTTAAGTACCGTGAAGCAAAAGAGAATGAGGGTTTTCCTGAACTGTCACTAGTGGATGAtgcaccaccaccaccaccaccaccaccaccaccaccaccacctagTTATGATACCACTGTATAA